From Pseudomonas arsenicoxydans:
ACTTGCCTGAATTGATCGCCCGCGCCTACGCGGTGTTCGACAGCGAGCGTCCGCGCCCGGTGCACATCTCGGTGCCGCTCGACGTGCTGTCGGCGAAAGTCAGTCGCGACTGGAGCAACGACGTGGTGCGTCGCCCAAGCCGTGGCGCCGCCTCAAACGCCGCGCTGGATGAAGCCGCAGGCAAACTGCAAAACGCCAAACGACCGATGATTATCGCGGGTGGTGGTGCGCTGAATGCGCAACACGCCTTGCAAGAAATCAGCACCCGACTCGCCGCGCCGCTGTTCACCAGCGTCGCCGGCAAAGGCTTGTTGCCGCCGGACGCACCACTGAATGCCGGTTCGACCCTGTGCGTGGAACCCGGCTGGCAAATGATCGCCGAGGCCGATGTGGTGCTGGCAGTGGGCACCGAAATGGCCGACACCGATTTCTGGCGCGAGCGCCTGCCACTGAATGCACAGCTGCTGCGCGTCGACATCGATCCGCGCAAGTTCAACGATTTCTATCCCTGCGCAGTGGCGTTGCACGGCGATGCTCAGCAAACCCTCGCCGCATTGCTGGAGCGCCTGCCGCCCGCCCATCGAGATGCCAGCGCTGCCATCGCCGCCGTCGCAACCCTGCGTCAGGCCGTAAGAAACAGTCACGGCCCGTTGCAGTCGATCCACCAGGCGATTCTCGAACGAATTGCCGCCGAACTGCCGGACAACGCGTTCATCAGCACCGACATGACTCAACTGGCCTACACCGGCAACTACGCCTTCAACAGCCTGGCGCCGCGCAGCTGGTTGCACCCGACCGGCTACGGCACGTTGGGTTATGGCTTGCCGGCCGGTATCGGCGCCAAGTTCGGCGCGCCGCAGCGGCCAGGTCTGGTGCTGGTGGGCGATGGCGGTTTCCTATACACCGCGCAGGAGCTGGCCACCGCCGTCGAGGAACTGGACAGCCC
This genomic window contains:
- a CDS encoding 5-guanidino-2-oxopentanoate decarboxylase; this encodes MQTTTLTGGQALVRLLANYGVDTVFGIPGVHTLELYRGLPGSGIRHVLTRHEQGASFMADGYARVSGKPGVCFIITGPGVTNAATGIGQAYADSIPMLVISSVNHTASLGKGWGCLHETQDQRAMTAPITAFSAVALSTDDLPELIARAYAVFDSERPRPVHISVPLDVLSAKVSRDWSNDVVRRPSRGAASNAALDEAAGKLQNAKRPMIIAGGGALNAQHALQEISTRLAAPLFTSVAGKGLLPPDAPLNAGSTLCVEPGWQMIAEADVVLAVGTEMADTDFWRERLPLNAQLLRVDIDPRKFNDFYPCAVALHGDAQQTLAALLERLPPAHRDASAAIAAVATLRQAVRNSHGPLQSIHQAILERIAAELPDNAFISTDMTQLAYTGNYAFNSLAPRSWLHPTGYGTLGYGLPAGIGAKFGAPQRPGLVLVGDGGFLYTAQELATAVEELDSPLVVLLWNNDALGQIRDDMLGLDIEPIGVLPRNPDFAALGRAFGCTVSQPQSLAELQTDLRHGFKRNGVTLIELKHACAH